A single Pan troglodytes isolate AG18354 chromosome 19, NHGRI_mPanTro3-v2.0_pri, whole genome shotgun sequence DNA region contains:
- the CCDC200 gene encoding coiled-coil domain-containing protein 200, translating to MGSAYHWEARRRQMALDRRRWLMAQQQQELQQKEQELKNHQEEEQQSEEKLQPPKKLNVPQPPVVKLWTSQEQPQPSQQQPSVQPPSQPPPQPSTLPQAQVWPGPQPPPQPTQPSAQARCTQHTSKCNLQDSQRPGLMNPCQSSPIRNTGYSQLKSTNYIQQW from the exons ATGGGTAGTGCCTACCACTGGGAGGCCCGGCGCCGGCAGATGGCTTTGGACCGAAGGAGATGGCTGATggcccagcagcagcaggagctgcAGCAGAAAGAACAG GAACTGAAGAATCACCAGGAGGAAGAACAACAATCGGAGGAAAAACTCCAGCCACCTAAGAAGTTAAATGTGCCGCAACCACCAGTGGTGAAATTGTGGACATCACAGGAGCAACCACAGCCATCACAGCAGCAGCCATCAGTGCAGCCACCATCGCAACCACCACCACAGCCATCAACATTGCCACAGGCACAGGTGTGGCCAGGGCCACAGCCACCACCTCAGCCAACACAACCAAGTGCTCAAGCCCGTTGTACTCAGCACACCTCCAAATGCAATCTCCAGGATTCCCAAAGGCCAG GTCTCATGAACCCATGCCAATCTAGCCCCATCAGAAACACTGGGTATTCACAACTCAAG TCTACCAATTACATACAGCAGTGGTGA